Below is a window of Penaeus monodon isolate SGIC_2016 chromosome 13, NSTDA_Pmon_1, whole genome shotgun sequence DNA.
GGAGGCTCGGGAAATGCGCGGTCGACGAGAAACAGATATGACGTTTGAAGGAAGTATCCGAATCGTACGTTCATTGTCCATACTCTgacaatttcaaaataaaataagaatggtaTCGGAcgttaattttgttaattttataatttcctttattGACCAAGCTTTATGATTTGGAACCTATTTCAAATCGATTTATTTGCACATGGTTtcggaaaaaaaactaacatcgCCGGCTTAACTTACGATAGCCAGCACACTTATGCATGCAAGGTAGACGTGAATGTATTAGTTTCAACAACGTGCACTGTCGTCTGAAAGCACCCAGTGACCCATCCAAGGTTTGGTGCCAAAGATCAAGAATAATCAGATGGCAATTGCCGTCTCTGTTCAGCAGGTTATCTGGTTTAAATCGGTTGACTGAGGAAGAGGAACTTTAATGATTACATTATAAGATTAACAATTTCTCAATTTTAAAGGCATTTTTCCTGGTGTAGATAAATTTAAACTAGCTATTTTGATAAATCTTTTTCCAGTTTAGTAGGTTCAGTTAAACTGTAGTTATAGCTGAAAAAGAAAGATGCCTAAGAAATACACTGAAACTTAGTGTGTAAATTTATGGTTTACTTacaaaaaacagaggaaagtAATTTTTTCTTCGAAGTTTAAGATATTATTGctttacagcccccccccccctcctctctctctctctctctctctctctctctctctccttctctctcttttctctttctctctctctctctctctctctctctctctttctctctctctttctctctctttctctctctctctctctctctctctctctctctctctttctctctcctgtctctctctcccctctctctctctctctccctctctctctctccctctctctctctcccccctccctctccctccctccctcctctccctttccctctttttccctctttctccccccccccctcctgctcccgatctccctttctctcccccttccccttcctctgccatCCCACAATGTGCACATTTATAGTACATCATTTTACATTAGGCCCATTCTCATGTTGCCATTTGCTTTCCCTGCAGGTCAAAAAGTGTGAGAGGTTTGCTCTAAGGGGGGGGACAGCCCCTGGTGATCGAGGAACTCACACATCCTCGGATTGTGGCCACTGCAACTAACAACATCAGTTGTCGGCTCTTCCATTAGAAGAAGAACCAGACGTGGACCAAGCGCCTGCAACAAGACTCAAAGGTGGATATTAGAGACACATTTcaaccaagaaaaagaaagagaacaggtgagcagtcatttttgtcattattatttgacCATGTCTTGTATATACTTATCTTTTATTTGTGTCTATGTATTAGTGTAAAGATGACCAAATGATATGTAAATAACATTGACCAGGAAAGGCCATGACGCCCAAGGTGGAAGGACTGAGTGGGGAGAGTGGAGACGACTCCAGCAGTGGTGGTTCTAGCTCTCGCCGCCTTGCAAAGAACACTGATGAGTATCGTAGGTGAGTTAAtaagaattttattaatttattcaagtAATAGaatggtaattaatgataatgcagATACTTAGTTTTGAgttatttttaatgaaaactcaattaatatAAGTATCTTCTGATGCATTTAATTTGCAGAAGGTTTACCTGTTAATCTAAACATGAAATTTCCAGGCGTCGGGAGCGCAATAACCAGGCTGTAAAGAAGTCACGACAAAAATCAAAGTTGAAAACCCAGCAGATGATGGAGCGAGTGACCCAGCTGAAGGGGGAGAACGAGGAGCTTGAAGAGAACATCAAGATCCTAACAAAGGAACTAAGTGTCCTGAAGGATTTATATGTTGCTCATGCAGGTAATtctgtaatgtatatgtacaatttAAGTATCAGTTGTCAGTAATTGTTCATCAGTTATTAATATTGCATTTAATAATTATTCTTCATTAATCGcagtattgcttttttttttttttttttccctcaagatGAGTATCAGTAACATGCTTTGAGAAAGCCACAGTCCTCCTTAATGGCTCCAATTTCTTCCACAGGAAATGCTCATGGTGTGAGACTTTGTGAAGCAGAGTTGAGTAGGATGCTGTGTGATGATTCAGAAATGGATGAAGCTGCTGCCCTTCTGATGGGTCTCTCCCaggccccccccccttgaacTAGGTCGATAACGTACCAATGACAATACGCAAGCTAGTAGGAATTAGACTTCCTACTTAGCGACTATTGCTTTCTTGTGTATCATATTAGCATCCTGGAGCATGAATGTGCATTCACCTAGAGCCACTGGAATGAAGGAAATTTCTATTAAAAAGCACATGTACGTTAAAGGGATGGTGATAATCTACACAAGATTAGCACTGCAATCAGATACAATGACCATGTCCCATTTGTAATCCTTAACAAAAGAAGATTTAAAGGTATCTCAGTGGATTTTGCCCAGTATTCTGATTGTAGTGAAAAAGCAAATTAGAAACTTTCCAAtttgcccctttttcttccttcattattgCTGTCAGATAGTCAATAATAAGTTTCTTTTATCTTCTACTGTAATTGTATCCTTCATCTTTAAGAGATATAAAAATGCTATAAAATAGAAATGTGATAATTATGTgaatgggaaattaaaaaaaaaaattggtattttGTCCAGATGTATTCTGTGGTATGGTATGAGATCAGAAAAGAAATACCACAACCACCGTGCACTTTCATTCTCATATGTAGTTGTTAATATGCTATTTCTAAGATTTGCTGATGCATACGTATAAGAGAATTCAAGTTATGTTTATGTagagaataattgaaaaaaacaaacaaaaaagaatgatGCTTTCTTTTGCATTGGATACAAGTGTTTGACCATTAGGTCTGTATTCCATAGCTTACGTGCTCtgtcctcccccatccttcggtGTACAGCAAGTAATTAAACCACATTATTGGTGTGCAGACATAAGATTCTTACTCAGGGGACCcaacatcctcttttttttttttttatatatagtgtgagtATGCTTTTTGTTTCTGGCCACATGAAATTTCCAATATTAAAAGTATCTACTCATTAGATTGTATAATAAATTTCATCTTTTGTAAGAGGATTGAGAAAAGGATGAAGTTCAAGGGGTGCATAACTTCTGGATGAATTAACACAATCAGAAATATTTTGACTCTGCATGCAGCTTACTAGTCTGGAATAAAATCATGTACTCTACTAACACAAAAAgagaattcatttttatttttaattatggtAGATGcgttttttcttctccccatG
It encodes the following:
- the LOC119580222 gene encoding CCAAT/enhancer-binding protein gamma-like, producing MTPKVEGLSGESGDDSSSGGSSSRRLAKNTDEYRRRRERNNQAVKKSRQKSKLKTQQMMERVTQLKGENEELEENIKILTKELSVLKDLYVAHAGNAHGVRLCEAELSRMLCDDSEMDEAAALLMGLSQAPPP